From the Gemmatimonadota bacterium genome, the window ACAATAGAGGGCGTGTACTGCGCCGTCTTTGCGGTCGGAGATCATGACGAAGTTGCTGATGGGGCCTTCGCCATATGTGTCGCAACGGGCGACAACGGTGGGCGAGTCCCAGGTCTGACCATTGTCCGCACTTCGCCGCATGACCACGTCGTTGCCGTCCCAGTCGCCGCCTCTGCCGCGTCGCGCCTCTGCCGTGGCGAGGAGGATGTTGTTTTGCGTGCAGAGGATGCCCGGTACGCGGTAGATGTGGTATCCGTTTGTCCGACCTTCAAAGAGGTGGGTTTTGTCTATCATGTGATGCTCCGTTTATGTTGAGGAATTTTATTGGAAAGTATATAATTATACCATAATAAGATAAAGAACAAGCCAAAAAATTGCGAATAGGTTGAGAGATGAACCACATGGAACATATTCCACTTGTAGAAAGCAGTACAGACCTTATATTGTTTTTTCGGAAACCACAAGGGAGGCAATATGTCTGCTCCACGTATCGATGACCGCGACTGGTCCGCCCTGACTTCGGGCGAGCGCATTCGCCAGATAGAGGTTGAGGGCTATCTTCTGATTCCCGATTTGTTGACGCCCGAGCATCTGGCCCGGCTCAAGGGGATAACCGATAGTTTGGAAACCACCCCGGTGGATTACAGTATTCACCAGCGGGGCCGGAGTGACATCCAGTTCTTCGGCGGTGAAATTACCGACCTCATTGCCCATCCCCCGACGGTTGCCTTTCTGAGGGAACTTCTGGGGGAGGACATCATTCTGTCTCACTACGGATATGCCCGCTCAGAGCCGGGGCACCCGGGCATCAGCCTCCATACGGATGGCCAACCCTACGGTTCTCGCATCTTTGGTTATCTGGGTAGCGTACCGGTCATGGTCCGGGTGCTGTATTATCTGGACGACCTGACTCCGGAAGTCTCCCCATTCCGCGTAATTCCCCGATCGCACCTTTCCATGCACGCAGACGGCAATCCCTACCAGCGCTTCGAGTCCCATCCAGAGGAGGTCATGGTTACTGCAAAAGCCGGTTCTGCGATGTTTATCAACCACAAGGTTTTCCACGGCAACTTCCCCAATGTCGGCGACTGGCCCCGCTCGATGCTGGCTATTGCTTACCGCCCGGCCTGGGCAGGTCCTGTCCAGAAAGTTGAAGGGTGGGATCCGCAGGACGTCGCCGCGCTGCCCGATGCCGTGAGACCCTTTTTCGGTGACCGTAACACCCGCCACTGGATCCCCGAAGGGGGCAACAAACCGCCCGACATGGCCAGTCAGGCCCCGGGTATCAATCCCAGCCGATGGGAACGCAAGTAAGGAGAACGAATGTATCCCAATCCACTTAAACAGAAGCTTAGAAAGGGCGATATCGTGCTGGGGACCTCTCTGCCGGTCCCCTCATCCCTCGTCCTTGGAACCATTGTGCAGGCCCGGCCAGACTTTCTCTGGATCGATACCGAACACGCTCCGTTCGCCACCGAATCTCTGGACGCTATTCCCGTTCTTGCCAGGCAGAACGGCGTGGCGCCGATGATCCGCGTGGCGTGGAACGACCCGGCCCTGATCAAGAAGGCTTTCGATGTCGGTGCCGTGGCCGTGATGGTGCCTCAGGTCAATACCGCCGAAGAAGCCGCCCGGGCAGTGCAATATGCTCGTTATCCCCCTGAGGGACAGCGCGGGCTTTCCCCCATGTGGGCCCGCATAGCCGGCGAAGACTGGAATCACGTGATCAAAACTGCAAATGCAGAAACCGTATTGATTCTCCAGGTCGAGAGCCAGGAGGCATACGATAACATCGACGAAATCAAGCAGGTCGCAGGCATTGACGTCCTGCT encodes:
- a CDS encoding phytanoyl-CoA dioxygenase family protein, whose translation is MSAPRIDDRDWSALTSGERIRQIEVEGYLLIPDLLTPEHLARLKGITDSLETTPVDYSIHQRGRSDIQFFGGEITDLIAHPPTVAFLRELLGEDIILSHYGYARSEPGHPGISLHTDGQPYGSRIFGYLGSVPVMVRVLYYLDDLTPEVSPFRVIPRSHLSMHADGNPYQRFESHPEEVMVTAKAGSAMFINHKVFHGNFPNVGDWPRSMLAIAYRPAWAGPVQKVEGWDPQDVAALPDAVRPFFGDRNTRHWIPEGGNKPPDMASQAPGINPSRWERK
- a CDS encoding aldolase/citrate lyase family protein, whose translation is MLGTSLPVPSSLVLGTIVQARPDFLWIDTEHAPFATESLDAIPVLARQNGVAPMIRVAWNDPALIKKAFDVGAVAVMVPQVNTAEEAARAVQYARYPPEGQRGLSPMWARIAGEDWNHVIKTANAETVLILQVESQEAYDNIDEIKQVAGIDVLLVGPLDLSASVGKITETSAREVQEIMRDVPGRLEGSGIVAGTTLVDLSEIQEKLRWGYRFMNVGNILAYGTQVLTQNLETLRANPGGGTEG